In the genome of Hyphomonas sp. Mor2, one region contains:
- a CDS encoding TIGR00341 family protein: MRRLDLHVREGEAYETAMRAIRAAEPIDYVVIPLEQQDRRFVSVFLRDGTRQTLVDNLQACLEDERDWRLSIVEIDATLPDIPEDKDLKKRRASQRKMALREEIYQDVTRDAKLDRDFLIFVVLSTIVAAIGLHSNSVAGVIGAMVIAPLLGPILGFSLGAALGDRKLLFGAAQTLGIGVALALACSILISFMIPVDFSSRELMSRAEVRLDGVALAIAAGAAAALSLTRGANATLVGVMVAAALLPPGAAVGLFLGTGEFAFASRAALLLSLNVASLVLSALVVFRLRDIRPRTWLARKGADRAVAINMALSALLLVIAIVLILVLDLGATVSIG, from the coding sequence ATGAGACGACTGGATCTGCACGTAAGAGAAGGGGAAGCCTACGAGACCGCCATGCGTGCGATCCGAGCGGCTGAACCGATCGATTATGTCGTCATCCCGCTGGAGCAGCAGGATCGGCGTTTCGTGTCCGTCTTCCTGCGCGACGGGACACGCCAGACCCTGGTCGACAATCTCCAGGCCTGTCTGGAAGACGAACGCGACTGGCGGCTTTCGATTGTCGAGATCGACGCGACGCTTCCCGATATCCCGGAAGACAAGGACTTGAAGAAACGGCGCGCCTCTCAGCGCAAGATGGCGCTGCGTGAGGAAATCTATCAGGACGTCACGCGGGACGCGAAACTTGATCGCGACTTCCTGATCTTCGTCGTGCTCTCGACCATTGTGGCTGCGATCGGGTTGCACTCCAACAGCGTCGCCGGTGTGATCGGCGCCATGGTGATCGCGCCTTTGCTCGGGCCGATTCTCGGCTTTTCGCTTGGCGCTGCGCTTGGGGATCGCAAGCTCTTGTTTGGTGCGGCTCAGACGCTGGGGATTGGCGTCGCGCTGGCATTGGCCTGTTCGATCCTGATCTCCTTCATGATCCCGGTCGACTTTTCCAGCCGGGAGTTGATGTCGCGTGCTGAGGTGCGGCTGGATGGCGTGGCCCTGGCCATCGCGGCGGGTGCCGCAGCAGCCTTGTCGCTCACGCGCGGAGCGAATGCGACCCTGGTCGGCGTCATGGTGGCGGCGGCGCTTCTCCCTCCCGGCGCGGCGGTCGGTTTGTTCCTCGGGACCGGTGAGTTTGCATTCGCCTCGCGGGCGGCCTTGCTGCTCAGCCTCAATGTCGCCAGCCTTGTGCTTTCGGCTCTGGTTGTGTTCCGTTTACGGGATATCCGACCCAGAACCTGGCTTGCCCGAAAGGGTGCCGATCGCGCGGTCGCGATCAACATGGCGCTCTCGGCCTTGCTTCTGGTCATCGCCATTGTCCTGATTTTGGTGCTGGATCTGGGCGCAACCGTCTCGATCGGTTAG
- a CDS encoding DUF1801 domain-containing protein, translating into MAKAENKTKPTEVDPKDFVAAVESDKKRADAEILLGFFERVTGLKPKMWGPSLIGYGRYHYKYETGREGDMLMTGFSPRKANLVFYIMPGYRSDAMQDKLARLGKHKLGKSCLYVNKLADIDMDVLEEIVRDGVDYMRENYETWDA; encoded by the coding sequence ATGGCCAAAGCCGAGAACAAGACCAAGCCAACCGAAGTGGATCCGAAAGACTTCGTGGCCGCAGTGGAGTCAGACAAGAAACGCGCAGATGCGGAAATCCTTTTAGGTTTTTTTGAGCGCGTCACGGGGCTCAAGCCGAAAATGTGGGGGCCGAGCCTGATTGGCTATGGGCGCTATCACTACAAGTATGAAACTGGCCGCGAAGGCGACATGCTGATGACCGGGTTCAGCCCGCGCAAGGCCAATCTGGTCTTTTATATCATGCCTGGCTACCGCTCTGATGCGATGCAGGACAAACTTGCACGATTGGGCAAACACAAGCTCGGCAAGTCGTGCCTTTATGTGAACAAGCTGGCCGATATCGACATGGACGTCCTGGAAGAGATCGTGCGCGATGGTGTCGATTACATGCGCGAGAATTACGAGACCTGGGACGCGTGA
- the hemB gene encoding porphobilinogen synthase, which translates to MTTSFPQSFPATRLRRLRQSSWIRDLTAEHTLTPSDLIWSMVVHDGDEPRIPVDAMPGTERFNVTEAAAAAKRAAKLGIPAIAIFPHINPARKDEDGSESLNPDGLIPTVIKAMKDAAPEVGIICDVALDPFTSHGHDGLIDEAGYVLNDETTAVLLEQALVQAEAGADVVAPSDMMDGRIGAIRSALEENGFTNTMILSYAAKYASGFYGPYREAIGSATALIGDKKTYQQDPANTEEALREVAMDLQEGADMVMVKPGLPYLDIVRRVSETFAVPTFAFQVSGEYAMIQAAAQNGWIDGERVMLETLLSFKRAGASGIITYFAESAAQKLG; encoded by the coding sequence ATGACGACTTCATTTCCACAATCCTTCCCGGCCACGCGCCTGCGCCGCCTGCGCCAGTCGAGCTGGATTCGCGACCTGACCGCAGAACACACACTCACGCCCTCGGACCTGATCTGGTCCATGGTCGTGCATGATGGAGACGAGCCCCGCATTCCGGTTGACGCTATGCCCGGGACGGAACGGTTCAATGTGACTGAGGCGGCAGCCGCCGCCAAGCGCGCCGCCAAGCTCGGCATTCCGGCGATTGCGATTTTCCCGCACATCAATCCGGCGCGCAAAGACGAAGATGGCAGCGAGAGCCTCAATCCGGACGGTCTCATTCCGACGGTGATCAAGGCAATGAAGGACGCAGCGCCCGAGGTCGGGATCATTTGCGATGTCGCCCTCGATCCGTTCACCAGTCACGGACATGACGGCCTAATCGACGAAGCGGGTTACGTCCTGAACGACGAGACGACCGCCGTGCTCCTCGAGCAGGCGCTCGTTCAAGCTGAGGCCGGGGCGGATGTCGTCGCGCCGTCAGACATGATGGATGGCCGCATCGGGGCGATCCGCTCAGCGCTGGAAGAGAACGGCTTCACCAATACGATGATCCTGTCCTATGCCGCCAAATATGCGAGCGGTTTCTATGGCCCCTATCGCGAGGCGATTGGCTCTGCCACGGCTCTGATCGGTGACAAGAAGACCTATCAGCAGGATCCGGCCAACACCGAAGAAGCCTTGCGCGAGGTCGCCATGGACCTTCAGGAAGGGGCCGACATGGTGATGGTCAAACCCGGCCTGCCCTATCTCGACATCGTGCGCCGTGTGTCAGAAACGTTCGCCGTGCCGACCTTCGCGTTCCAGGTGTCTGGCGAATATGCGATGATCCAGGCCGCCGCCCAGAATGGCTGGATCGATGGCGAACGCGTGATGCTGGAGACCCTGCTCAGCTTCAAGCGCGCAGGGGCGAGCGGGATTATCACCTATTTCGCGGAATCGGCGGCGCAGAAGCTCGGCTAG